In Alteromonas sp. RKMC-009, the genomic stretch AGGGACGTAGAATAACGATGGAAAAAAGCAAAGGAATCAAGATGTCCCGAAAAACAATCATTGCTGCGTCAGTGGCATTTTGCTGTGCAGCGCTTCCGGCACTGGCAAAAGAAGGTATGTTTACCCCTGAACAGCTCCCGCAAATAGCCGGTGACCTTAAAAATACCGGTCTGGAGATTTCTCCTGAAAAGCTCTCTGACTTAACCGGATTTCCCATGGGCGCGATTGTTTCCCTTGGCGGTTGCTCTGCTTCGTTTGTTTCCGCACAGGGTCTGGCCGTTACCAATCATCACTGTGCCCGGGGCTCAGTGCAGTACAACAGTACACCTGACAACAATTATCTGGAAAACGGTTTTCTGGCAAAGGAACTGGCAGATGAGCTGCCGGCTGCACCCGGCACGCGCATGTTCGTTACTGTGGATTTTGCCGATGTGACCAGTCGGGTGACCGGCACGCTAAGTGAGGATTTACAGGGCCGGCAACGCTATGATGCCATCGAGCAAAACCGCAAGGCGATTATTGCTGAATGTGAAGCAGAGCCCGGTTACCGCTGTTCCGTGCCGGCTTTTTTCCAGGGACTGGAATATAAATTAATCAAGCAAATGGAAATACGCGATGTACGCATCGCCTATGCACCGGCGGAGTCCACCGGAAAATACGGCGGTGAAATTGATAACTGGATGTGGCCCCGCCACACAGGGGACTTCTCATTTTACCGCGCTTATGTGGGACCGGACGGAAAGCCGGCTGACTACAGTGAAGATAACGTCCCTTATCAGCCTGCCCAAATACTCAAGGTCTCTGCAGCCGGACTGGATGACGGCGATTTTGTGATGGCCGCAGGTTATCCCGGTTCGACAAACCGCTATGCCAGACTTTCACTGGTTTCCTATACGTTTGACTGGTTGTATCCCACATACCTTGATTTGGTGGGGCAGTGGGTGGATACCATCAAGGGCGCATCTGAAGAGGGCAGTGATGCGCGGATAAAATATGATGCCTTGCTCGCCAGCCTGAATAACTTTCTGAAAAATACTCAGGGACAACTTGAAGGCGCTAAGCGGGTGGGACTGGTATCGCGCCGCGCTGAAAGAGAAGAAGCACTGACTTCCTGGCTTACGTCGCAGGATAAAAATGCCCTGGTTGACAATATCACTCAACTGGACAGCGTCATGGAGGAACGCATCAGAAATAACAAGCAAAATTTCTGGTATAAAAATTTGTCCCGTGCACAGTTATTGTCAGTGGCGAAACAGCTTTACCGCAATGCAATAGAAAGAGAGAAACCGGATGCTGAACGTGAACCGGGTTTTCAGGAGCGGGACCGTTCACGGCTGGAAGAAAGCCTGACCCGGGTTGACCGCCGCTTTGATGCCGCTGTTGATAAAGCGGTATGGAAAAAAATGATTTCTCTTTACATGGCTCAGCCTGAAGAAGCCCGGGTGAAAGCCTTTGATAATGCAATGGGTTTGAAGGCCGCAGCTGATAAAGGAAACCTGGATGAAGTACTGGATACTTTTTATCGTGAAACTACACTGAAAGATACTGAAATGCGGGTGAACTGGCTCAAGGCCGGTCGCAGTGAATTTGAGAGCAGTAAAGATCCTTTCATTCGTCTTGCTGTGGCGTTGTATGACACTGAAATGCAGATCGAAGATGCCACAAAAGCGCTGCAGGGACAGTCTGCTGCCTTGCAGCCTTTGTACATGCAAGCCATTATTGACTGGCAGAAATCAAAAGGTAGCCTGGCGTACCCTGATGCCAACAGTACACTGAGGGTGACCTATGGAAATGTACTCGGCGGCTCGCCAAAAGACGGCTTAATCTATGAACCGTTTACCCGTCTTGAAGGTATTTTAGAGAAAGACACCGGGGAAAGTCCCTTCAATGCACCGGCAAAATTGTTGTCGCTGATTGAAGAAAAGCAGTACGGACCTTATAAGCTGGATAGTATTAACAGTGTGCCGGTCAATTTCCTTACCGATCTGGATTCCACCGGCGGTAACTCAGGCTCTGCAACGCTGAATGCCAATGCTGAGCTGGTCGGCTTGTTGTTCGACGGTACATTTGAAAGTGTTAACTCAGACTGGGATTTTGATCCCCGTACAACACGTACTATTCATGTTGATGCGCGATACATGCTGTGGGTAATGGAATATGTAGACGGCGCAACCAATCTCATTGATGAAATGACCATCGTGAAATAATTGCCCGTTCTGACTACGTACGGCCTGTGATTGACAGGCCGTTTTTATTTTAACTTCTTGATGGGGAGGTGATTATCAGCTCACTTAATCCGGCAAAAGATGATTTATGGTTTATTCCGCTGGGCGGTACCGGTGAAATTGGCATGAACCTGAATCTTTATGGACACGACGGACAGTGGTTAATGGTGGATTGCGGCGTCTCTTTTAATGAGCCTCTGTATCCGGCCGCTGACACGGGCGTCACGAAAGATGCCTTATTTTCTGTTGTCGCGCCGGACCCGGAATTTATCACATCCCGTAAAGAGCAACTGGCCGGCCTGGTGATAACCCATGCTCATGAAGATCACGTCGGTGCGGTTCCTTATATCTGGCAACGGTTTCGTTGTCCTGTTTATACCACGCCGTTTACTGCCGAAGTGCTGCGCCGCAAACTGGCGAGGGAAAATATGGCCGGACGGGTGCCAATTATAGAAGTGTCGGAAAACAGCACCCACACGATTGGGCCTTTCACCGTGCGCTGGCTGGCTATCACTCATTCCATTCCAGATCCCTACGCAATATTGATAGATACCTCCGCAGGTAAAATTTTTCATACCGCTGACTGGAAAATTGATGCCCAGCCTGTGTCAGGCAAGCCTTTTCAGCACACACTGTATCAGGCCCTGCAGGACGAAAACATTCTGGCCATGGTGGGGGATTCCACCAACGCATTAAAGCCCGGTATGTCACTGTCTGAACGTAATTGCTTCGATGGTTTGTTGTCAGTTATCAAACCATTGAAGGGCAGAGTAGTGGTAGCCTGTTTTGCCAGTAACATCGCCAGATTGATTTCTCTGGCGCGGATTGCTCAACGGACAGGGCGTTACCTTGCCCTGCTTGGCCGCTCACTCATCAACATGGTCAGCATTGCCAGGGCTCAGGGCTTCTGGCCGGAAGATATTACGCTGGCAGATCCTGAACATATTGGCTACTTACCACCCGAAGAGGTGCTGGTGGTGGCAACAGGTAGCCAGGGAGAGCCCCGGGCTGCGCTCTCCCGTCTGGCAACAAACAGTCATCCGCAACTGGAGCTGGCCAGAGGCGATCATGTTATTTTTTCCAGCATAGTGATACCCGGTAACGAAAAGCCGGTAGAGCGGTTGCTGTCCCGTTTTGCAGCTATGGGAGTCAGTACGTTGCTCAGTGAAGACAGTCCCCTTCCTGTTCACGCCAGCGGTCACCCCTGTGCTGAAGAGCTTAAGCTTATGTATCACTGGGTGAAGCCGGAAATTGCCATTCCTGTACATGGCGAAGCTGCACATCTGCAGGCCCATGCAGATATTGCAAAATTATGCGGTATCCGGAAAACCTATGTGGGCACCAATGGTGATCTTTACCGCCTCGCTCCTCAGGCCGGTATCAAACGCGGCGCGGTGAAAGCCGGCCGGATCCCTATCAGGGAAAAGGACTGACACGTATTAACAGCTTCTTATTTTTCAATGAGGTATGTAAATTTATCCTCAGGTCAGGCAGTGCCGCTTTCAATTATGTGCAGAATCGTTAAACTGCACACCATAGACAAATAGCAATTGCGGTTCGCTGTGTCAGACCGGTAAAAAAACGGTGCACGGCGAAGTTGTCAGGCCCGGTGAGGCCTCTCATGTCTAAGTGAAACGACACCTGATGATAACAATGAAAATAATGCGCCAGTTCCCGGACATCAGGGAACGATTAATGACACTGTTGTTTTTTATTCTGTTTTTTCTTACCGGCACGGTGAATGCCGCTCCTCTTATCGAAGATCCCACTTTTTTACAGCTCGGTACCGCCGATGGTCTGGCTCAGGACAAGGTTCAGGATATCGTGCGCGACCGTGACGGATTTATCTGGGTGGCGACAGAAGGGGGCGTGAGCCGCTGGGATGGTTACCGTTTTGTTACCCTGGAAGGGCCGGACGGCTTGTTCGTCAACAACGAAATCCGCAACTTGTTTGTCGACAGCAGCAATCGACTGTGGGTTTCCACTTACTCTGACGGCGTTTATTTTTTTGATTTAAACAGTAACCGTTACCAACTGGTCAGCAGAGTCAGTTATTTTGATGAAGAAGGGTGGACGCAAGGTGCTGATGCCTTCGAAGAACTGGCGGACGGTTCTATGGTGGTGGCGCTGGAACAGCACATTATCAGATATTATCCCAAAACCGGTGAAAGTACTGAACTGTATCGTCTTACCAAAGAGCATATCGGAGAGGGGAACGTAATCAGGGATGTAAAGAGTATTGGTGACCAGCTCTTTATCGCCACAAG encodes the following:
- a CDS encoding S46 family peptidase, with the protein product MSRKTIIAASVAFCCAALPALAKEGMFTPEQLPQIAGDLKNTGLEISPEKLSDLTGFPMGAIVSLGGCSASFVSAQGLAVTNHHCARGSVQYNSTPDNNYLENGFLAKELADELPAAPGTRMFVTVDFADVTSRVTGTLSEDLQGRQRYDAIEQNRKAIIAECEAEPGYRCSVPAFFQGLEYKLIKQMEIRDVRIAYAPAESTGKYGGEIDNWMWPRHTGDFSFYRAYVGPDGKPADYSEDNVPYQPAQILKVSAAGLDDGDFVMAAGYPGSTNRYARLSLVSYTFDWLYPTYLDLVGQWVDTIKGASEEGSDARIKYDALLASLNNFLKNTQGQLEGAKRVGLVSRRAEREEALTSWLTSQDKNALVDNITQLDSVMEERIRNNKQNFWYKNLSRAQLLSVAKQLYRNAIEREKPDAEREPGFQERDRSRLEESLTRVDRRFDAAVDKAVWKKMISLYMAQPEEARVKAFDNAMGLKAAADKGNLDEVLDTFYRETTLKDTEMRVNWLKAGRSEFESSKDPFIRLAVALYDTEMQIEDATKALQGQSAALQPLYMQAIIDWQKSKGSLAYPDANSTLRVTYGNVLGGSPKDGLIYEPFTRLEGILEKDTGESPFNAPAKLLSLIEEKQYGPYKLDSINSVPVNFLTDLDSTGGNSGSATLNANAELVGLLFDGTFESVNSDWDFDPRTTRTIHVDARYMLWVMEYVDGATNLIDEMTIVK
- a CDS encoding ribonuclease J; its protein translation is MNLNLYGHDGQWLMVDCGVSFNEPLYPAADTGVTKDALFSVVAPDPEFITSRKEQLAGLVITHAHEDHVGAVPYIWQRFRCPVYTTPFTAEVLRRKLARENMAGRVPIIEVSENSTHTIGPFTVRWLAITHSIPDPYAILIDTSAGKIFHTADWKIDAQPVSGKPFQHTLYQALQDENILAMVGDSTNALKPGMSLSERNCFDGLLSVIKPLKGRVVVACFASNIARLISLARIAQRTGRYLALLGRSLINMVSIARAQGFWPEDITLADPEHIGYLPPEEVLVVATGSQGEPRAALSRLATNSHPQLELARGDHVIFSSIVIPGNEKPVERLLSRFAAMGVSTLLSEDSPLPVHASGHPCAEELKLMYHWVKPEIAIPVHGEAAHLQAHADIAKLCGIRKTYVGTNGDLYRLAPQAGIKRGAVKAGRIPIREKD